A stretch of the Candidatus Paceibacterota bacterium genome encodes the following:
- the rny gene encoding ribonuclease Y encodes MDQLRNIIATTAASGFLGLIAGYLLHFVLAIRRNSTASLDAEKIRLEAQKESRKIIAEATAQAEKHAESLRDTERMHTEKLQKSEEHLYQKETAFANREQKLEDDRKKIENQAAELRTIKEHLIAQREEVENALERVSGLSVEDARNQLIAKVEKQATDDLQARTIKLERDSFERLERRAKDILATSIQRIASSNAGEVMTTHVTIPSEDIKGKIIGKEGRNIRTFERIAGVELLVDEAPGIITISAFDPVRRQIARIALENLILDGRIQPAKIEELVEKAKADLNHIMKVKGEQAAAECGLLNIDPRLISIIGRLYFRTSYGQNVLQHSVEMAHIAGYLAVELGADVSIAKAGALLHDIGKAVDHEVQGTHVEIGRRILKKFNVDERIILAMQAHHEEYPYETLESIIVQTADTISGGRPGARRESVEQYIKKLEDLERIATSKEGVEKAYALSAGREVRVFVRPDSIDDYHALQLAREIAHDIEQELKYPGEIKVCIIRETRCVEFAH; translated from the coding sequence ATGGATCAACTCAGAAACATCATTGCAACCACCGCCGCAAGTGGATTTTTGGGACTTATCGCAGGATACCTTCTCCACTTCGTTCTCGCTATTCGCAGGAACAGCACGGCAAGCCTCGACGCAGAAAAAATCCGCCTCGAAGCCCAAAAAGAATCACGCAAGATCATAGCAGAAGCCACCGCGCAAGCTGAAAAGCATGCAGAAAGCCTGCGTGATACCGAGCGCATGCATACTGAAAAGCTCCAAAAGAGCGAGGAACATCTCTATCAAAAGGAAACAGCTTTTGCAAATCGAGAACAAAAACTTGAGGATGACCGCAAGAAGATTGAGAATCAAGCTGCTGAATTGCGCACGATCAAAGAACATCTCATTGCGCAGCGTGAGGAAGTCGAGAATGCACTTGAGCGTGTCAGTGGACTCTCTGTTGAAGATGCTCGCAATCAACTCATTGCGAAAGTAGAGAAGCAGGCCACGGACGACTTGCAAGCACGTACTATAAAACTTGAGAGAGATTCATTTGAGCGCTTAGAGCGTCGAGCGAAAGACATCCTTGCTACATCAATTCAACGTATTGCATCTTCAAACGCAGGAGAAGTAATGACTACCCACGTCACCATTCCAAGTGAAGACATCAAGGGTAAGATCATCGGCAAAGAAGGCCGCAATATTCGTACTTTTGAGCGCATTGCGGGAGTTGAGCTCCTTGTCGATGAAGCTCCTGGAATCATCACAATCTCTGCATTTGACCCGGTTCGTCGTCAGATTGCTCGCATTGCGCTCGAGAACCTTATTCTCGATGGTCGCATTCAGCCCGCAAAAATCGAGGAACTTGTGGAGAAAGCAAAGGCGGACCTTAACCACATCATGAAGGTTAAAGGTGAGCAGGCAGCCGCAGAGTGTGGACTGCTCAATATCGACCCTCGCCTCATTTCCATTATTGGTCGTCTCTATTTCCGTACAAGCTATGGACAGAACGTCCTCCAACATTCTGTTGAAATGGCACATATTGCAGGCTATCTTGCAGTTGAGCTTGGTGCCGATGTATCGATTGCAAAAGCTGGTGCCCTCCTTCACGATATAGGTAAGGCTGTCGATCACGAAGTGCAAGGAACGCACGTTGAGATTGGTCGCCGTATCTTGAAGAAATTCAATGTCGATGAGCGTATTATCCTCGCAATGCAGGCACACCACGAGGAGTACCCCTACGAAACACTTGAGTCTATTATCGTACAAACTGCAGATACCATCTCCGGTGGACGCCCTGGTGCCCGTCGTGAGTCAGTTGAGCAGTATATCAAGAAGCTGGAAGACCTTGAGCGTATTGCAACAAGCAAGGAAGGCGTCGAGAAAGCATATGCACTTTCTGCCGGTCGTGAGGTTCGCGTCTTCGTGCGACCAGATAGTATTGATGATTATCACGCATTACAGCTCGCGCGTGAGATTGCACATGATATTGAACAGGAATTGAAATATCCTGGGGAGATAAAAGTGTGCATTATCAGGGAAACACGATGCGTTGAATTTGCACACTAG
- a CDS encoding AAA family ATPase, with product MGNVDLIAIDGGPCGGKTTGIVHLSDALITAGMLPLVVPEAATLLIRGGAPPWQLARRSFQESVNRMQFAHEEVWRNAAAELSEKFQKRAVVLCDRGLPSSIAYIDGDHPVAEFEEIVKPFGFPSAESVFARYTGVLHFVTAADGAEEYYTLENNAARTETPEEARALDLRTKSAWLAHPHLCEIANRMPDGTAVGFDEKMRRATASLFHMLGIPVPVEIEDKFLLRSFVPELLPVPYEKVYITQTYLTSDNKAVTERVRKRVWRDGVSYIHTAKEPARGGGRIERERFISHHEYCTLLGRRDSRRRTLEKIRHCFLWSAQYFEVDVFTNLPRPLILCEREKTTISETTVLPPFLDVVRDVTNEREYSNSSIALVI from the coding sequence ATGGGGAATGTCGACTTAATCGCCATTGATGGTGGACCTTGTGGGGGAAAGACCACAGGAATCGTGCATCTTTCCGATGCACTTATTACTGCAGGCATGCTCCCGCTTGTGGTGCCTGAGGCTGCGACCCTGCTTATTCGTGGGGGAGCTCCTCCTTGGCAGCTTGCGCGCAGGAGTTTTCAGGAAAGCGTGAACAGAATGCAGTTTGCTCACGAAGAAGTGTGGCGGAATGCCGCCGCTGAGCTCTCCGAGAAATTCCAGAAGCGCGCAGTGGTGCTCTGTGATCGCGGGCTTCCAAGCTCAATTGCGTATATCGACGGAGATCACCCCGTTGCAGAGTTCGAAGAGATTGTGAAGCCTTTTGGTTTTCCTTCTGCGGAATCGGTTTTCGCAAGGTATACCGGCGTGCTTCATTTCGTTACGGCCGCAGATGGTGCCGAGGAATACTACACTCTGGAGAACAATGCAGCACGTACGGAGACTCCTGAAGAGGCCCGTGCGCTTGATCTCCGTACGAAGTCTGCGTGGCTCGCACATCCACACCTCTGTGAGATTGCGAATCGCATGCCTGACGGTACCGCAGTCGGTTTCGATGAGAAGATGCGACGAGCGACTGCTTCACTCTTTCACATGCTCGGCATCCCTGTGCCTGTGGAAATTGAGGACAAGTTCCTGCTTCGCTCATTCGTGCCTGAGCTCTTGCCGGTTCCTTATGAGAAGGTGTACATTACGCAGACCTACCTCACCTCCGACAACAAGGCGGTGACTGAGCGTGTGCGCAAACGCGTTTGGCGTGATGGTGTGTCCTATATTCACACAGCCAAAGAACCCGCTCGAGGAGGTGGACGAATTGAACGCGAGCGATTTATCTCTCATCACGAATACTGCACGCTGCTTGGTCGCCGTGACTCTCGGCGTCGTACGCTTGAAAAGATCAGGCATTGTTTCTTGTGGTCTGCGCAATACTTCGAAGTTGATGTATTCACAAATCTTCCCCGTCCGCTTATTCTTTGCGAAAGGGAAAAGACGACGATTAGTGAAACGACTGTTCTCCCGCCTTTCCTCGACGTCGTCCGAGACGTGACGAATGAGCGTGAGTACTCAAATAGTTCGATCGCCTTGGTAATTTGA
- the clpP gene encoding ATP-dependent Clp endopeptidase proteolytic subunit ClpP, with translation MSYLVPTVIEKTNMGERAFDIYSRLLKERIVFLQGPIDDMMANLIVAQLLFLEAEDPKKEIKLYINSPGGSVTAAMAIYDTMNHIKPDVATICIGIAASAAAVLLSSGTKGKRYCLPNAEVMIHQVMGGAEGQASDIAITARHILRTKDNLNKILAKNTGKTQEQLEKDSDRDYYMLADEAKKYGLVDEVVKQKIR, from the coding sequence ATGTCATACCTAGTACCAACCGTTATCGAAAAGACAAACATGGGCGAGCGCGCCTTTGATATTTATTCACGCCTTTTGAAGGAGCGCATCGTTTTCTTGCAGGGACCCATCGACGATATGATGGCGAACCTCATCGTTGCACAATTACTCTTCTTGGAAGCAGAAGATCCGAAGAAGGAAATCAAGCTCTATATCAACTCCCCAGGTGGATCAGTGACTGCTGCAATGGCAATCTACGATACGATGAACCACATCAAGCCTGATGTTGCGACGATCTGTATCGGTATCGCAGCATCTGCAGCCGCAGTCCTCCTTTCTTCAGGAACAAAGGGCAAGCGTTACTGTCTTCCAAATGCTGAAGTCATGATCCATCAGGTCATGGGTGGAGCAGAAGGACAGGCATCAGATATCGCAATCACTGCACGCCACATTCTCCGCACAAAGGACAACCTCAACAAGATCCTCGCAAAGAATACTGGCAAGACACAAGAGCAACTTGAAAAGGATTCCGATCGCGATTATTACATGCTCGCGGACGAAGCTAAAAAGTACGGACTTGTAGACGAGGTAGTAAAACAGAAAATCCGCTAA